Proteins found in one Paenibacillus sp. FSL R10-2782 genomic segment:
- the glmM gene encoding phosphoglucosamine mutase: MGKYFGTDGVRGIANQELTAELAYSIGRCGGYVLAGNVEKPTVVIGMDTRVSGLMLESALVAGLLSIGANVVRVGIVSTPGVAYLTRQLKADAGVMISASHNPVEDNGIKFFGGDGFKLTDETELRIEELMDAKEDQLPRPIGGELGTVVVDEHSRYDYLEFLKTTISHSFEGLKIVLDCANGAAYELAPKLFAELGAEVHTIGAEPNGLNINDHCGSTHPEKLKEEVRRLKADIGLAFDGDADRLIAIDENGEEVDGDYILCICGDALNRAGKLKDSTIVSTVMSNIGFYKATEKLALKTAKTAVGDRYVMEEMRRGGFNLGGEQSGHVIFLDYNTTGDGMLTGIQLVDTLKASGKKMSELKSLMKQYPQVLVNVRVQDKRNYEGNPAIAEAIEQVEQQLGDNGRVLVRASGTESLIRVMAEGPNKDELEQFVGQIVDVVKKELV; the protein is encoded by the coding sequence ATGGGGAAATATTTTGGTACAGATGGTGTACGAGGCATTGCTAATCAGGAACTTACAGCAGAACTGGCATATAGCATTGGTCGCTGCGGCGGATATGTTTTAGCAGGGAATGTAGAAAAACCGACAGTTGTTATTGGTATGGATACACGGGTGTCTGGTCTGATGCTGGAATCGGCGCTTGTAGCCGGTTTGCTGTCTATAGGGGCTAATGTGGTTCGTGTGGGTATCGTTTCAACGCCGGGAGTCGCTTATCTTACGCGTCAATTAAAAGCGGACGCTGGTGTCATGATCTCGGCCTCTCACAATCCGGTGGAAGACAACGGAATTAAGTTTTTTGGCGGCGACGGGTTTAAATTGACAGATGAAACGGAACTAAGAATTGAAGAGCTGATGGATGCGAAAGAGGATCAATTGCCTCGTCCGATTGGCGGCGAATTAGGTACAGTTGTTGTAGACGAGCATTCTCGCTACGATTATCTGGAGTTTTTGAAAACAACGATTAGCCATTCTTTTGAAGGGCTCAAAATCGTGCTGGATTGTGCGAACGGAGCGGCTTATGAGCTGGCGCCAAAGCTTTTTGCGGAATTGGGAGCCGAAGTTCACACCATCGGTGCGGAGCCAAACGGACTGAATATCAACGATCATTGTGGCTCAACCCATCCTGAGAAGCTGAAAGAGGAAGTGCGTCGCTTGAAAGCTGACATTGGTCTGGCCTTTGACGGCGATGCAGACCGTCTGATCGCGATTGATGAGAACGGGGAAGAGGTAGACGGCGACTATATCCTTTGCATCTGTGGGGATGCGCTGAACCGCGCTGGAAAGCTCAAGGACAGCACTATTGTATCGACTGTGATGAGTAATATTGGCTTTTACAAAGCAACGGAAAAGCTGGCGCTCAAGACTGCAAAAACAGCGGTTGGTGACCGTTATGTGATGGAAGAAATGCGTCGGGGCGGCTTTAATCTGGGCGGTGAGCAGTCAGGTCACGTGATTTTCCTCGATTACAATACGACAGGCGACGGTATGTTGACCGGGATTCAACTGGTGGATACCCTGAAAGCTTCCGGTAAAAAGATGAGTGAGCTGAAATCGCTCATGAAGCAGTATCCCCAAGTGCTAGTTAATGTGCGTGTACAGGACAAACGCAATTACGAGGGCAATCCTGCCATTGCAGAAGCGATTGAGCAGGTGGAACAGCAATTGGGTGATAATGGACGCGTATTGGTTCGTGCTTCCGGCACAGAATCGCTTATTCGTGTTATGGCAGAAGGGCCGAATAAGGATGAGCTGGAGCAGTTTGTCGGACAGATCGTAGATGTTGTAAAAAAAGAATTGGTTTAA
- a CDS encoding CdaR family protein, with product MMDKWINNNTISKILALAVAVLLWGMVHLDTGTPSSTLTVSYDNKVIDNVGIQASGLDESKYVLSTMDTDHVKMEVRGQRSVLTSFFADNYQAQLDLSGLGAGTKTLPLVANLPNGVELVSMTPNRVTVTIEEKATKSFDVSIVSKGKPDTGLQLGVPVVAPQTVKVTLPKSQLSTVAAVQGGVDTEGISEKFEQKRVKLRAYNKKGQELTGAVIEPSTVSVEIPVTQQTKSVPVKVVYSGELPNGLALSKVNANVKEAVVYASQDVLSSLSSYVTATLDLTQFTEAGTQTVQANLAAPAGSDKIEPGSIQIQVTVAPSSQVTDAERTLSGIPIVVQGAGDGTTATITTPADKTMDVTVKGPRDMISNLTNDDISLVADVSGLEAGQHEVALKVGLPKYITQSGNASQLTATVNIESPSTPAVTNPGSGNESTPSGSGNKGQERPQEGQSGQGGSSDAKPGDNAAAEDKTNPHNGADSSANGTPESGQP from the coding sequence ATGATGGACAAATGGATTAACAACAATACGATTTCTAAAATATTGGCACTCGCGGTTGCAGTCCTGCTGTGGGGAATGGTTCATCTGGACACAGGCACTCCTTCGTCCACGCTGACCGTTTCTTATGATAATAAAGTGATTGATAATGTAGGCATTCAGGCCAGTGGTCTGGATGAGTCAAAATATGTATTATCTACAATGGATACTGACCATGTGAAGATGGAGGTTAGAGGACAGCGCTCCGTGCTGACTTCTTTTTTCGCAGATAATTACCAGGCTCAATTGGATTTGAGTGGGTTAGGAGCAGGGACTAAAACCTTACCGCTTGTAGCCAATCTGCCGAATGGCGTGGAGTTGGTGTCTATGACTCCTAATCGTGTTACGGTCACGATTGAGGAAAAGGCAACGAAATCATTTGATGTTTCTATTGTTTCCAAGGGTAAACCGGATACCGGCTTGCAGCTTGGTGTGCCTGTGGTTGCCCCTCAAACGGTGAAGGTCACCTTGCCTAAAAGCCAGTTGAGTACAGTGGCTGCGGTGCAGGGGGGTGTGGATACGGAGGGAATCTCGGAGAAATTTGAGCAGAAGCGGGTGAAGCTGAGGGCTTACAACAAAAAGGGACAGGAACTTACAGGAGCGGTTATTGAGCCTTCCACAGTGTCAGTTGAAATCCCGGTAACCCAACAAACGAAATCCGTGCCTGTGAAGGTTGTTTATTCCGGGGAGCTGCCGAACGGTTTGGCGCTTTCCAAAGTTAATGCAAATGTAAAAGAAGCGGTCGTTTACGCTTCGCAGGATGTTTTGAGCAGCCTTAGCTCCTATGTTACGGCTACACTCGATCTGACCCAATTCACGGAAGCAGGGACCCAAACAGTTCAAGCTAATTTGGCAGCGCCCGCTGGTTCTGATAAAATCGAGCCTGGCTCAATACAAATTCAGGTGACAGTTGCACCCTCTAGTCAGGTGACCGATGCGGAGCGGACATTGTCAGGCATTCCGATTGTTGTGCAAGGGGCAGGAGATGGGACGACAGCGACTATTACAACGCCTGCGGACAAGACGATGGATGTTACCGTGAAGGGGCCGCGGGATATGATCAGCAATTTAACCAATGATGATATTAGTTTGGTCGCAGACGTAAGTGGTCTGGAGGCTGGTCAGCATGAGGTTGCTTTGAAGGTAGGCCTGCCCAAATACATTACGCAATCCGGAAACGCCAGCCAGTTAACGGCAACGGTAAACATTGAGAGCCCTTCAACGCCAGCTGTAACGAATCCGGGCAGTGGGAATGAATCAACCCCTTCCGGCAGCGGTAATAAGGGGCAGGAGAGGCCACAGGAGGGCCAGAGCGGTCAAGGCGGCTCCTCTGATGCGAAACCCGGGGACAATGCGGCTGCGGAGGATAAAACAAATCCTCATAACGGCGCAGATTCTTCTGCAAATGGAACCCCGGAGAGCGGTCAGCCATAA
- the cdaA gene encoding diadenylate cyclase CdaA: MLDYFADLTWKESIKDIIDILIVTYIMYQLILLVRGTRAVQLLKGILFLVLIWAVSTWFDLYTLKWLMNQMFTFGVVAIFIIFQPELRRALEQLGRGKLFGRSSADDEEINKLIGEMIKALNYLSRRKIGALVVFERETGLNEYTESGIKTQAVVSSELLINIFIPNTPLHDGAVIIQNNQIASAACYLPLSENPFISKELGTRHRAAIGVSEVTDAVTVVVSEETGQISLAINGQVVRDIKEESLISKLYEELRPAPSLKEKRGSFWNRRGGRGNS, translated from the coding sequence ATGTTGGATTATTTCGCGGACCTGACTTGGAAAGAGTCCATTAAAGATATTATCGACATTCTGATCGTAACCTATATTATGTATCAGCTTATTTTACTTGTTCGTGGAACGCGTGCAGTTCAATTGCTAAAAGGAATTTTGTTCCTGGTGCTCATTTGGGCGGTTAGTACGTGGTTTGATTTGTATACGCTCAAGTGGCTGATGAACCAGATGTTTACCTTCGGTGTGGTAGCTATTTTCATTATTTTTCAGCCTGAATTGCGTCGTGCCCTGGAACAACTGGGGCGAGGCAAGCTGTTTGGGCGTTCGTCTGCGGATGATGAGGAGATAAACAAGTTAATCGGGGAAATGATTAAGGCGCTGAATTATTTATCACGTAGAAAAATAGGGGCTTTGGTCGTATTTGAACGCGAAACGGGGCTAAACGAATACACGGAGTCCGGTATCAAGACACAGGCAGTGGTCAGTTCTGAGTTGCTGATCAATATTTTTATTCCAAATACGCCTCTGCATGATGGTGCGGTCATTATTCAAAATAATCAGATTGCTTCTGCGGCCTGTTACTTACCACTGTCGGAAAATCCATTTATCAGCAAGGAACTGGGAACCCGTCACCGGGCAGCCATTGGGGTGAGTGAGGTAACGGATGCCGTAACTGTGGTAGTATCAGAGGAGACAGGTCAAATTTCTTTGGCTATCAATGGACAGGTCGTGCGTGATATTAAGGAAGAATCCTTAATATCCAAGCTGTATGAGGAGCTGCGACCGGCACCATCTTTGAAGGAAAAACGCGGCTCATTCTGGAATCGGAGGGGAGGCCGTGGAAATTCATGA
- a CDS encoding zf-HC2 domain-containing protein, whose product MDCKQAVSFMHDYLDGDLSEQEKQELEHHLFTCPECRMRFKELERTDAMLYGTRHQVPCVSDELTLRIMNALPPHRRAPMVPMLTWVKRHPAVTAAAFFLVIICSSMASFSTTDHQLVVKGSHLDQVVIQGDTVIVPEGKSIAGDLTVQNGEARVYGDVEGNVTVIDGSYYQASTAHIAGQVKSIDQTLDWIWYKVTDLFGGTSSP is encoded by the coding sequence ATGGATTGCAAACAAGCCGTCTCTTTTATGCATGACTATCTGGATGGCGACCTGTCCGAGCAGGAAAAACAGGAGTTAGAGCACCACTTGTTCACCTGCCCGGAATGCCGCATGCGTTTTAAAGAGCTGGAGCGGACGGATGCGATGCTTTATGGTACACGGCATCAAGTGCCGTGTGTATCGGATGAGCTGACACTTCGCATCATGAATGCTTTGCCGCCGCATAGAAGAGCACCAATGGTGCCTATGCTGACTTGGGTGAAAAGGCACCCGGCTGTTACGGCCGCTGCTTTCTTTCTTGTTATTATATGCTCAAGTATGGCAAGCTTTTCAACCACAGACCATCAATTGGTAGTCAAGGGAAGCCATCTGGATCAGGTTGTTATTCAAGGGGATACTGTAATTGTGCCTGAGGGTAAATCCATTGCTGGAGATTTGACCGTGCAAAATGGCGAGGCTCGGGTATATGGTGATGTGGAAGGGAATGTAACTGTGATTGACGGTTCCTACTATCAAGCGTCCACAGCACATATTGCAGGACAGGTCAAAAGTATTGATCAAACCTTGGACTGGATTTGGTATAAAGTTACTGATTTGTTCGGGGGTACGTCCTCTCCATAA
- the sigW gene encoding RNA polymerase sigma factor SigW: MDNMESRLVRLVQKGDQRAFAELVELYKDRIFHLSYRMLGNRHEAEDLVQETFLRVYRNLEKYDHGQKFSTWIYRIATNLCIDRLRRRKPTYSLDAEMNEQEGVDGYAMLASEDLTPEGYTLLSETQSLIHDAIDSLPDKYRTIMVLRYLQELSLQEISDVLNLPVTTIKTRVHRGRDFLRKKLEHKL; the protein is encoded by the coding sequence GTGGATAATATGGAAAGCCGCTTGGTTAGGCTGGTGCAGAAAGGTGATCAGCGAGCTTTTGCGGAGTTAGTCGAGTTATATAAAGATCGGATTTTTCATCTTTCCTACCGGATGCTGGGGAATCGCCATGAGGCGGAGGATCTGGTGCAGGAAACTTTTTTGCGTGTATATCGTAATTTGGAAAAATATGATCATGGGCAGAAGTTCTCCACATGGATTTACCGGATTGCGACGAATCTGTGCATTGACCGTCTGCGAAGGAGAAAGCCTACATACTCACTGGATGCTGAGATGAATGAGCAGGAAGGTGTGGATGGGTATGCGATGCTCGCTAGCGAAGATCTTACACCTGAAGGGTATACGCTGTTGTCCGAGACACAATCCTTAATTCATGATGCCATTGACAGCCTTCCAGACAAATACAGGACGATTATGGTTTTGCGTTACTTGCAGGAGCTTTCGTTGCAGGAAATTAGCGATGTGCTTAATCTTCCAGTTACTACCATTAAGACGAGGGTTCACAGGGGCCGGGATTTTCTACGCAAAAAATTGGAACACAAGTTGTAA
- the ppc gene encoding phosphoenolpyruvate carboxylase has protein sequence MTELTLTANKNQSNNLLRRDVRFLGNILGEVLVHQGGNELLDIVEKIRETSKSLRAGYQPELYENFKQIVSGLDTDIRHQVIRAFAIYFQLVNIAEQNHRIRRKRDYEHSAGEDVQRGSIENSVQELKQGGFSAEDVSNLLEELSLELVMTAHPTEATRRVILDIHKRISEDVMLLDNPMLTLREREQVRENLLNEVITLWQTDELRDRKPTVLDEVRNGMYYFHETLFHVLPDVYQELERCLGKYYPEQKWHIPTYLRFGSWIGGDRDGNPSVTAHVTWETLRMQRKLALREYQHTLKEFMGYLSFSTSIIRVSDDLLASIEEDRTHITLKKMEVWHNEKEPYRIKLAYMIAKVNNILDESKQGTKERYSSAEELIADLNVIDDSLRHHFADYVADTYIQKMIRQVELFGFHTATLDVRQHSQEHENAMTEILSKMNIVADYGKLPEEEKIDLLEKLLNEPRPITSPYLKYSDSTQECLDVYRTIYLAQEEFGKQSITSYLISMTQGASDLLEVMVLSKEVGLFRIEKDGTVVCTLQSVPLFETIDDLHAAPSIMKRLLNLPVYRQSVAAMDQLQEIMLGYSDSNKDGGVVTANWELRVAMNSITEVVNEFGVKVKFFHGRGGALGRGGMPLNRSILAQPPHTIGGGIKITEQGEVLSSRYSLKGIAYRSLEQATSALITAVAYNRSGKKEVFEESWEEIIARISEVSLEKYQDLIFRDPDFFNFFKESTPLPEVGELNIGSRPSKRKNSERFEDLRAIPWVFAWTQSRYLLPAWYAAGTGLQSFYQDNEENLKVLQTMFKESAFFRSLIDTLQMAIAKADLLIAEEYAGMSDDEEARQRIFGQISEEFKLTSELILKITGQSEILDDVPVIQESIRLRNPYVDPLSYLQVQLLSELRELREQNGDDAELLREVLLTINGIAAGLRNTG, from the coding sequence ATGACTGAGCTTACGTTAACCGCTAACAAAAACCAATCCAACAATCTGCTACGGCGGGACGTTCGTTTTCTGGGGAATATTCTTGGTGAGGTTTTGGTTCATCAGGGTGGCAACGAACTTTTGGATATTGTAGAAAAGATACGTGAGACAAGTAAATCGTTACGTGCGGGGTATCAGCCGGAGTTGTATGAGAATTTCAAACAAATCGTTAGTGGGCTGGATACGGACATTCGTCACCAGGTTATTCGCGCGTTTGCGATTTATTTTCAGTTAGTGAATATTGCCGAGCAAAATCATCGTATCCGCCGCAAACGAGACTATGAGCATTCTGCTGGTGAAGATGTTCAACGTGGTTCAATTGAAAATTCTGTTCAGGAACTTAAGCAGGGTGGATTTTCTGCTGAGGACGTTAGCAATCTCCTGGAGGAGCTTTCTCTGGAACTGGTTATGACTGCACATCCTACAGAAGCCACGAGACGGGTGATTTTGGACATTCACAAGCGCATTTCCGAGGACGTCATGCTGCTGGATAATCCTATGCTTACCTTGCGGGAGCGGGAACAGGTGCGAGAAAATCTGCTGAATGAAGTGATTACACTATGGCAGACGGACGAACTGCGAGATCGTAAACCAACTGTGTTAGATGAAGTGAGAAACGGGATGTATTATTTTCATGAGACTTTGTTTCATGTGCTGCCTGACGTATACCAAGAATTGGAACGATGTTTAGGCAAATATTATCCTGAGCAGAAGTGGCATATTCCGACCTATTTGAGATTTGGTTCCTGGATCGGTGGGGACCGGGACGGCAACCCGTCTGTTACGGCTCATGTTACTTGGGAAACGTTACGTATGCAGCGTAAGCTGGCTTTGAGAGAATATCAGCACACGTTGAAGGAATTTATGGGTTATCTGAGCTTTAGCACTAGCATTATACGTGTCTCTGATGATTTGCTGGCTTCTATTGAGGAAGACCGGACCCATATTACGCTTAAAAAGATGGAAGTGTGGCATAACGAGAAAGAGCCTTACCGTATCAAGCTGGCTTATATGATAGCCAAGGTGAATAATATCCTGGATGAAAGCAAGCAGGGCACGAAGGAACGTTATAGTTCAGCTGAAGAGCTTATTGCGGATCTGAACGTTATTGATGACAGCTTGCGTCATCATTTTGCGGATTATGTGGCAGATACTTATATTCAGAAGATGATTCGTCAGGTAGAGCTGTTCGGCTTCCATACGGCTACGCTGGATGTACGTCAGCATAGTCAGGAGCATGAAAATGCAATGACTGAAATCCTCTCTAAAATGAATATTGTTGCGGATTATGGCAAGCTGCCTGAGGAAGAGAAAATAGACCTGCTGGAAAAGCTGCTGAACGAGCCTCGTCCGATTACGTCGCCGTATTTGAAATATAGTGACAGCACTCAGGAATGCCTTGATGTATATCGTACGATTTATCTGGCTCAGGAGGAATTTGGAAAGCAATCCATTACAAGCTACTTGATCAGTATGACTCAGGGAGCAAGCGACTTACTGGAAGTTATGGTGCTGTCTAAAGAAGTGGGTTTGTTCCGTATCGAGAAAGATGGCACAGTCGTATGTACATTGCAATCCGTTCCTTTGTTTGAAACGATAGACGACCTGCATGCTGCCCCAAGTATTATGAAAAGGCTGCTGAACTTACCTGTATATCGCCAATCCGTAGCAGCAATGGATCAGCTTCAGGAGATCATGCTGGGATATTCGGATAGTAATAAGGACGGCGGTGTGGTAACGGCGAACTGGGAGCTTAGGGTTGCGATGAACAGCATTACGGAAGTGGTTAATGAGTTCGGCGTAAAAGTAAAGTTCTTCCACGGACGCGGGGGAGCACTGGGACGCGGAGGCATGCCGCTTAATCGCAGCATTTTGGCCCAACCTCCTCATACGATCGGAGGCGGCATCAAGATTACGGAGCAGGGTGAGGTGCTCTCATCCAGATACTCACTCAAGGGCATCGCTTATCGAAGTCTAGAGCAGGCAACGTCAGCTCTGATTACCGCAGTGGCGTATAACCGTTCCGGTAAGAAGGAAGTGTTCGAGGAGAGCTGGGAGGAGATCATTGCCCGTATTTCCGAGGTATCACTGGAGAAGTATCAGGATTTGATTTTCCGTGATCCGGATTTCTTCAATTTTTTCAAGGAATCAACGCCATTACCTGAGGTGGGCGAGCTTAATATTGGCTCTCGTCCGTCCAAGCGTAAAAACAGTGAACGTTTTGAGGACTTGCGCGCCATTCCATGGGTTTTTGCATGGACGCAAAGCCGTTATTTGCTGCCTGCTTGGTACGCGGCTGGAACAGGGCTGCAAAGCTTCTATCAGGACAATGAGGAGAACCTCAAGGTGCTGCAAACGATGTTCAAGGAATCAGCTTTCTTCCGCTCCCTTATTGATACACTGCAAATGGCGATTGCCAAGGCGGATTTGCTGATTGCAGAGGAATATGCAGGGATGTCTGATGATGAAGAGGCTCGCCAGCGCATTTTCGGACAAATTTCAGAGGAATTCAAGCTGACATCCGAGCTGATTTTGAAAATAACAGGACAATCGGAAATTCTGGACGATGTGCCGGTAATTCAGGAGTCCATCCGATTGCGTAATCCTTATGTTGATCCGTTAAGCTACTTGCAGGTTCAGTTGCTTAGTGAGCTACGCGAACTGCGTGAGCAGAACGGGGACGATGCGGAGCTGCTACGTGAGGTGCTGTTAACTATTAACGGAATCGCCGCAGGGCTGAGAAACACGGGCTGA
- a CDS encoding stage II sporulation protein M — translation MGIKAFLHDLHTTRRLILVSAFLFCISIVVGWLSTGAIQSILAQQLSGLGEVAQRLQQSEHPQWSFFVFIFFNNAIKCVLVIFIGALFGIVPIVFLIMNGMVLGFVVHLQADTGRSLYEVIVKGLLPHGVIELPVLIIACAFGLKFGGQVMSSIGAGIGGKRKGLALTWELFMKQTLRVSIWSVVLLLIAAAIESGITYRLLSH, via the coding sequence ATGGGAATAAAAGCATTTCTTCACGATTTACACACGACAAGACGGTTGATTTTAGTTTCCGCATTTCTGTTTTGCATAAGTATTGTGGTGGGCTGGTTAAGTACAGGCGCTATTCAATCTATATTGGCTCAACAATTGTCAGGGTTGGGGGAAGTGGCTCAGCGTTTACAACAGTCTGAACATCCTCAATGGAGCTTTTTTGTGTTCATCTTTTTCAATAATGCGATCAAGTGTGTGCTGGTTATATTTATCGGGGCCTTATTTGGAATCGTACCGATTGTATTTTTGATTATGAATGGGATGGTTTTGGGGTTTGTCGTGCACTTACAGGCGGATACGGGCAGAAGCTTGTATGAGGTTATTGTAAAAGGACTGCTTCCGCATGGTGTAATTGAATTACCTGTTTTAATTATCGCCTGTGCTTTCGGTTTGAAGTTTGGAGGGCAGGTGATGTCCTCGATCGGTGCAGGCATAGGGGGGAAACGAAAAGGGCTTGCTCTAACATGGGAGTTGTTTATGAAACAGACGTTGAGGGTGTCAATATGGTCCGTTGTCCTGCTACTTATTGCTGCTGCAATTGAGAGTGGAATAACGTATCGTTTATTGTCACATTAA
- the pdaB gene encoding polysaccharide deacetylase family sporulation protein PdaB, translated as MNSFFYVLNGKKIKRFFIVAAAAIFAIGVIYVETDNVTVFSEEAPAAIYSVPTDKKLIALTFDISWGDKRTEPILKVLEDKKVTKSTFFLSSPWSKTHPELVNQIKDRGFEIGSHGHKHENYSSLSDEEIRKQISTAHTTLTELTGQTPKLIRMPNGDFDKRVLQVASTLGYKTIQWDTDSLDWKNPGTQVIIDRVVKKAHPGDIVLLHASDSCKQTHEALPVIIDKLRAQGYEFVTVSELLQQGTVKGKEVRDQALGL; from the coding sequence ATGAATTCTTTTTTTTATGTACTGAACGGCAAAAAAATTAAACGGTTCTTTATCGTAGCGGCGGCGGCCATTTTCGCTATTGGGGTTATTTATGTTGAAACCGATAATGTTACCGTTTTTTCCGAGGAAGCACCAGCGGCCATTTATAGTGTACCCACAGACAAAAAGCTGATAGCTCTTACCTTTGACATTAGTTGGGGAGATAAGCGTACTGAGCCCATCTTAAAGGTTCTTGAAGACAAAAAAGTAACCAAGTCTACCTTCTTTCTTTCTTCCCCGTGGAGCAAAACACATCCGGAGCTTGTGAATCAGATTAAAGATCGCGGATTTGAGATCGGCAGCCATGGACATAAACATGAAAATTACAGCAGTCTAAGCGATGAGGAGATTCGTAAGCAGATTTCAACAGCCCACACCACTTTAACTGAGCTGACCGGGCAAACGCCGAAGTTGATCCGTATGCCTAATGGTGATTTCGACAAAAGGGTTCTTCAGGTCGCAAGCACTTTAGGCTATAAAACAATCCAGTGGGACACGGACTCTTTAGATTGGAAAAACCCAGGTACTCAGGTCATTATTGACCGTGTTGTGAAGAAAGCACATCCCGGCGACATAGTTCTTCTGCATGCCAGTGATTCCTGTAAGCAAACTCATGAAGCGCTGCCCGTTATTATCGACAAATTGCGTGCGCAAGGTTATGAATTTGTAACTGTATCCGAACTGCTTCAACAGGGCACAGTAAAAGGCAAAGAGGTTCGTGATCAGGCTTTGGGGCTTTAA
- the gerD gene encoding spore germination lipoprotein GerD, producing the protein MNWTRLRLVSMICVLGVALTGCGSDQSSAPPQNSYKEMKTMVVDILKSDDGKKAVEEALTGESSSSKEGQSGQDSESGGSGGGSGGGSMGMKMIMPTQSAEQMKIAVKDTLVSPEYKKEIEKIMTDPRFAGEFAKAINSQSKQLHMQLIKDPSYQKSIEAMLKSPELTKMYMDLTKTPEYRKQSMTVMHDAMQNPIFRLEVMNLLKTVVQEELQPKVEKKSGGQNGSSGEKQGGGSGDSSGGQGSQ; encoded by the coding sequence ATGAATTGGACTCGTTTGCGATTAGTCAGCATGATATGCGTACTGGGCGTTGCGCTGACCGGCTGTGGTTCGGACCAGAGCTCCGCGCCTCCCCAGAACAGCTATAAAGAAATGAAAACGATGGTTGTCGATATTTTAAAAAGCGATGACGGGAAAAAAGCAGTGGAGGAGGCTTTGACGGGAGAAAGCAGCTCTTCCAAAGAAGGGCAATCCGGTCAAGATAGCGAAAGCGGTGGATCTGGGGGAGGTTCCGGTGGCGGCAGTATGGGGATGAAAATGATTATGCCTACACAGTCAGCAGAACAGATGAAAATCGCAGTCAAGGATACCTTGGTTTCTCCAGAATACAAAAAGGAAATCGAAAAAATTATGACTGATCCGCGCTTTGCCGGTGAATTTGCCAAGGCCATCAACAGCCAAAGTAAGCAACTTCATATGCAACTTATTAAAGACCCTTCTTATCAAAAATCTATTGAGGCGATGCTCAAATCGCCAGAACTAACCAAAATGTATATGGATTTAACTAAAACCCCTGAATACCGCAAACAATCTATGACGGTTATGCACGATGCGATGCAGAATCCTATTTTCCGACTTGAGGTCATGAATTTACTCAAAACTGTCGTACAAGAAGAGCTTCAACCCAAGGTTGAGAAAAAAAGTGGTGGTCAAAATGGATCAAGTGGTGAAAAACAAGGTGGCGGTAGTGGAGATAGCAGCGGCGGACAAGGGAGTCAATAA